The Desulfobacterales bacterium genome contains the following window.
TCCGGTGGCCGGAATTCTGGCAGGACTGGCGGTTATCCTTGCCTTTATCCTGCTGGGCTCCGGCCGGCTTCGCCTGCAAAAAGGGATTTTCGCGGACCTGGCCCCCTTTGCGTTTCTGCTGATCTGTCTCCTTTGCGTGAACGTTGTCCCGTTTGTGCGGACCCTTGCCTTAGAGCGGTTTGTCGTGAAGGTGAATTTTATCCCGGTGCACGCCATCACCTTCCGGCCGCTGTTTTCGGCTTATCTCTATCTTTTTCTGGCGTTTCTGATTTCCATCCGTTTGCAGCGCGTGCCAAAAAAGGAAATACAAACGATTATCCGCAGCGGATTCAGGAGGGGCTGGCGGGCCATTGCAGCCATGGGGGCTTTCGGCGCCATGGGTCAGGTGATTTCTTACACCGGCTACCATCCCGGCTTTTTCGGCCTGGATGTCGGCCACAACATTCCCAGGATCATTTCCCAGGGGCTTGCAGGGTATACCGGAATGTTCTACCCCCTGTTCGTTCCCTTGCTGGGCTGGGTGGGAACCTTTCTTACCGGCTACGGGGTGGCGGCGCTGATGCTCTTCGGCCCGCTCCAGGTTCAGGCGGCCTCGCTCATGGGCGTTTCCGCCACCTGGCTGGCTGCCGGGCTGGCGGTGGGGAGTTCGGTGGGCTCCATCTCGTCTCCCTTTAAAGTCGCGCTGGCTGCGTCCATGTGCGGGGCCGTCGGCAGGGAAGGGGAAATCCTGCGCCGGACCATCCCCCTGGGGGTGGCGGCCTCGCTGCTGGTGGGGGTCGTGCTCTGGTTGATTGTTTAAGGTTTAAAGGGGTGCGCCTCTATTGAATTGCTTTTGGAAATTAAACAACT
Protein-coding sequences here:
- a CDS encoding L-lactate permease: MNMGLFLLSWLPVVLLAVLAVFLRRSALELSLYGFLFSLLLAIGFFKTSFLVALLSAVDGVLTTLPLLFVILGGIFLSSSLTATGSLTRIVEWLKGGAGDAFGRNVLITFGVANFMEGAGVIAEPVAAPMLVAAGVSPTGAAALSIIGYSGLMTLAMGGIIVTVLALVTGLPVADLGVTAAWLSIPATLAMALCIPLFLPQGAWEIRRLCIILSAGLLAGVTGLAAAAFVGVPVAGILAGLAVILAFILLGSGRLRLQKGIFADLAPFAFLLICLLCVNVVPFVRTLALERFVVKVNFIPVHAITFRPLFSAYLYLFLAFLISIRLQRVPKKEIQTIIRSGFRRGWRAIAAMGAFGAMGQVISYTGYHPGFFGLDVGHNIPRIISQGLAGYTGMFYPLFVPLLGWVGTFLTGYGVAALMLFGPLQVQAASLMGVSATWLAAGLAVGSSVGSISSPFKVALAASMCGAVGREGEILRRTIPLGVAASLLVGVVLWLIV